A part of Chitinimonas koreensis genomic DNA contains:
- a CDS encoding TonB-dependent receptor domain-containing protein, with translation MKRLAFAVATMGLAGFAVAAHAADEERKVEKIEVTGSSIKRIAKEGALPVQTFKREDIQRSGATSVQDLVQKLPSMQGFTAPAVSVGGGGGGFSGASIHNIGEEHTLVLLNGTRVANWAGNSFQSSGGVDLNTLPVSAIERVEILTDGASAIYGSDAIGGVINFILRKNETAGEVTLTGTVPSKQGGADYKVSVTKGFGDLNNDGFNVLLGYSHDEQKAMKATDREFAKSGLIDFEHNGRKLRFFNGSINSIPANLEVYRESIEDDAYFGTPYYDINGKCAPAHVFRGGACRFDYTSTIEINPESKQDSFVGSFSARLGGDHTLYGDLLHSKFKMTSRIAPAPMSGFAINNGTAGWNNAMAQAHAADPTFVADADDQAIIYFRALDAGNRTTLDETTATHATLGLKGVLVGWDYNVGYTHSESKWDEYYTRGWVSANKIQAALDNLVIDPFKLPGSNVAAFNDIQFTGLYKSAKSTLDSVDVRGSHELFEMPGGSAMLGVGASFVREAQNYNPSSTARGVGDQIAGDSATEVPFDVSRNAWGVFSELALPVANNLELTGSVRHDSYDKVNDGSATTAKVSARWQPAKTILVRASYGTGFKVPTVTQTQDGFVQQFGVTGGTHPACLAVPAGDPLSGVCYPSATQWTQFNATNADLRPEKSEQWTIGFRVEPTSNFSIGVDLWNVKIDDLIDSVDEDTAFADPATYRSAFSSWYNPQSRKNEPIFLAKLFNMGTTVTRGLDIDGRLGFKTPIGRLTTQLGATYMLKNDYQTIKGGDFHSNVGKYEDGEVTFRFISKLSATLESGAFTHVGTLNYKSGYRDVVQRADDPAGCAVRSVNADGTTGGCVTVDDHQVGSYTTFDWQTRYQLNKSLALTFGVLNLFDRDPPFTIRNSGPHQLGYDARYTDPRGRAYSLSGSFKF, from the coding sequence ATGAAGCGACTGGCCTTCGCAGTTGCCACGATGGGCCTGGCGGGCTTCGCCGTTGCGGCGCACGCGGCAGATGAAGAGCGGAAAGTCGAAAAGATCGAAGTGACCGGTTCGAGCATCAAGCGCATCGCCAAGGAAGGCGCCTTGCCCGTACAGACCTTCAAGCGCGAGGACATCCAGCGCTCGGGCGCGACCAGCGTGCAGGATCTGGTGCAGAAGCTGCCGTCGATGCAAGGCTTCACCGCACCGGCCGTGTCGGTCGGCGGTGGCGGCGGTGGCTTCTCGGGCGCATCGATCCACAACATCGGCGAAGAGCACACCCTGGTTCTGCTGAACGGCACTCGCGTGGCCAACTGGGCCGGCAACTCGTTCCAGAGCAGCGGCGGCGTCGACCTGAACACCCTGCCGGTCTCCGCGATCGAACGCGTCGAAATCCTGACCGACGGCGCTTCGGCTATCTACGGCTCCGATGCGATCGGTGGCGTGATCAACTTCATCCTGCGCAAGAACGAAACCGCCGGCGAAGTCACCCTGACCGGCACCGTGCCGTCCAAGCAAGGCGGCGCCGACTACAAGGTCAGCGTGACCAAGGGCTTCGGCGACCTCAACAACGACGGCTTCAACGTACTGCTGGGCTACAGCCACGACGAACAGAAGGCCATGAAGGCCACCGATCGCGAGTTCGCCAAGAGTGGCCTGATCGACTTCGAGCACAACGGACGGAAGCTGCGCTTCTTCAACGGCTCGATCAACTCGATTCCTGCCAACCTCGAGGTCTATCGCGAGTCGATCGAAGACGATGCCTACTTCGGCACGCCGTACTACGACATCAACGGCAAGTGCGCCCCAGCCCACGTGTTCCGTGGCGGTGCCTGCCGCTTCGACTACACCTCGACGATCGAGATCAATCCCGAATCGAAGCAGGACAGCTTCGTCGGTTCGTTCAGCGCACGTCTGGGCGGCGACCATACGCTGTATGGCGACCTGCTGCACTCTAAGTTCAAGATGACCTCGCGGATCGCGCCGGCACCGATGTCGGGCTTCGCCATCAACAACGGTACCGCGGGCTGGAACAACGCAATGGCCCAGGCTCACGCGGCCGATCCGACCTTCGTGGCGGACGCGGACGATCAGGCCATCATCTATTTCCGTGCGCTTGATGCCGGCAACCGCACCACGCTGGATGAAACCACCGCCACCCATGCCACCCTGGGCCTCAAGGGCGTGCTGGTAGGCTGGGACTACAACGTCGGCTACACCCATTCCGAGAGCAAGTGGGACGAGTACTACACCCGCGGCTGGGTTTCGGCCAACAAGATCCAGGCCGCTCTCGACAACCTGGTCATCGACCCCTTCAAGCTGCCCGGTTCGAACGTAGCCGCATTCAACGATATCCAGTTCACCGGCCTCTACAAGAGCGCCAAGTCGACGCTGGATTCGGTCGACGTACGTGGTTCGCATGAGCTGTTCGAGATGCCTGGCGGTTCCGCCATGCTCGGCGTCGGCGCATCGTTCGTGCGTGAAGCGCAGAATTACAACCCATCGTCGACCGCGCGCGGTGTGGGCGACCAGATCGCCGGCGACTCGGCGACCGAAGTGCCGTTCGATGTCAGCCGCAATGCCTGGGGCGTGTTCAGCGAACTCGCACTGCCGGTGGCCAACAACCTCGAACTGACCGGTTCGGTGCGTCATGACAGCTACGACAAGGTGAACGACGGCTCGGCCACGACGGCCAAGGTGTCGGCCCGTTGGCAGCCAGCCAAGACCATCCTGGTGCGCGCTTCATACGGTACCGGTTTCAAGGTCCCGACCGTCACCCAGACTCAGGACGGCTTCGTTCAGCAGTTCGGTGTGACTGGCGGTACCCACCCGGCTTGCCTGGCCGTACCGGCCGGCGATCCGCTGTCGGGCGTCTGCTACCCGTCGGCTACCCAGTGGACGCAGTTCAACGCGACCAACGCCGACCTGCGTCCCGAGAAGTCCGAGCAATGGACCATCGGTTTCCGCGTCGAGCCGACCAGCAACTTCTCGATCGGCGTCGATCTTTGGAACGTCAAGATCGACGATCTGATCGACTCGGTGGATGAGGACACGGCCTTTGCCGATCCGGCCACCTACCGCAGCGCCTTCAGCAGCTGGTACAACCCGCAGTCCCGCAAGAACGAGCCGATCTTCCTGGCCAAGCTGTTCAACATGGGCACCACGGTCACCCGCGGTCTGGACATCGACGGCCGGCTCGGCTTCAAGACGCCGATCGGTCGCCTGACGACTCAGCTTGGCGCGACCTACATGCTGAAGAATGACTACCAGACCATCAAGGGTGGCGATTTCCACAGCAATGTCGGCAAGTATGAAGATGGCGAAGTTACCTTCCGCTTCATCAGCAAGCTGAGCGCGACACTCGAAAGCGGTGCCTTCACCCATGTCGGTACGCTCAACTACAAGTCGGGCTACCGCGACGTGGTGCAGCGCGCCGACGATCCGGCCGGTTGCGCAGTGCGTTCGGTCAATGCCGATGGCACCACCGGTGGTTGCGTGACGGTGGACGATCATCAGGTCGGTTCCTACACCACCTTCGACTGGCAGACCCGCTACCAGCTGAACAAGTCGCTGGCGCTGACCTTCGGCGTGCTGAACCTGTTCGATCGCGATCCGCCGTTCACCATCCGCAACAGCGGCCCGCACCAACTGGGCTACGACGCGCGCTATACCGATCCGCGCGGCCGTGCCTACAGCCTGAGCGGCAGCTTCAAGTTCTAA
- a CDS encoding NAD+ synthase has translation MKIAVAQFNATVGDLAGNTDQVIGLLAEARAAGADILLVPELTIAGYPPEDLLLRPSFYAACNAQLDRLLDVADDVTLVVGHPLMLGEERFNAVTVMRDGHILGRGQKMVLPNNEVFDECRYFTPGASPCVFEQRCHDGSVVTVGVPICEDIWHLEPAAEAAELGAQILLVPNASPYHRGKEDVREAIVRQRVEETGLPVVYCNWVGGQDELVFDGGSFAMNRAGEVVAQLPTFETATAVLEFHDGDLLPGPQAPARSEEESIYAALVLATRDYIRKNGFPGAIIGLSGGIDSALTLAIAVDALGAEQVRAVMMPTRYTAQISLDDSREMVRRLGVQYDEIDIEPMFQSFLAALAPQFDGLPVDATEENLQSRTRGVILMALSNKTGRLVLTTGNKSEMTTGYATLYGDMAGGYAVLKDIAKTLVFRLSRWRNTVSEVIPERIITRPPSAELRENQLDQDSLPPYEILDAIMERYVERNQSIADIVRAGYAEADVLRVVKLLKVNEYKRRQAAVGARITPRSFGKDWRYPITNKFFS, from the coding sequence ATGAAAATCGCCGTAGCCCAATTCAACGCCACCGTCGGCGACCTCGCCGGCAATACCGACCAGGTCATCGGCCTCCTGGCCGAAGCGCGCGCCGCCGGGGCCGACATCCTGCTGGTGCCCGAGCTGACCATCGCCGGCTATCCGCCCGAGGACCTGCTGCTGCGGCCGAGCTTCTACGCCGCCTGCAATGCCCAGCTCGACCGCCTGCTCGACGTCGCCGACGACGTCACCCTGGTGGTCGGCCATCCGCTGATGCTGGGCGAGGAGCGCTTCAACGCCGTCACCGTGATGCGCGACGGCCATATCCTCGGCCGCGGCCAGAAGATGGTGCTGCCCAACAACGAGGTGTTCGACGAGTGCCGCTATTTCACGCCGGGCGCCTCGCCCTGCGTGTTCGAGCAGCGCTGCCATGACGGCAGCGTGGTCACCGTCGGCGTGCCGATCTGCGAGGACATCTGGCACCTGGAGCCGGCCGCCGAGGCCGCCGAGCTCGGCGCCCAGATCCTGCTGGTACCGAACGCCTCGCCCTACCACCGCGGCAAGGAAGACGTGCGCGAAGCCATCGTGCGGCAGCGCGTCGAGGAAACCGGCCTGCCCGTCGTCTACTGCAACTGGGTCGGCGGCCAGGACGAGCTGGTGTTCGATGGCGGCAGCTTCGCCATGAACCGTGCCGGCGAAGTCGTCGCGCAGCTGCCTACCTTCGAGACCGCGACCGCCGTGCTCGAATTCCACGACGGCGACCTGCTGCCCGGCCCGCAAGCGCCCGCGCGCAGCGAGGAGGAGAGCATCTATGCCGCGCTGGTGCTCGCCACGCGCGACTACATCCGCAAGAACGGCTTCCCCGGCGCCATCATCGGCCTGTCCGGCGGCATCGATTCGGCGCTGACGCTGGCCATCGCGGTCGACGCGCTCGGCGCCGAGCAGGTCCGCGCGGTGATGATGCCGACGCGCTACACCGCGCAGATCAGCCTCGACGATTCGCGCGAGATGGTGCGGCGGCTCGGCGTGCAGTACGACGAGATCGACATCGAGCCGATGTTCCAGTCCTTCCTGGCCGCGCTGGCGCCGCAGTTCGACGGCCTGCCGGTCGACGCCACCGAGGAGAACCTGCAGTCGCGCACCCGTGGCGTGATCCTGATGGCGCTGTCGAACAAGACCGGCCGGCTGGTGCTGACCACCGGCAACAAGTCGGAGATGACCACCGGCTACGCCACGCTGTACGGCGACATGGCCGGCGGCTACGCGGTGCTCAAGGACATCGCCAAGACGTTGGTGTTCCGCCTGTCGCGCTGGCGCAATACGGTGTCGGAAGTGATCCCAGAGCGCATCATCACGCGGCCGCCGTCGGCCGAGCTGCGCGAGAACCAGCTCGACCAGGACAGCCTGCCGCCCTACGAAATCCTCGACGCGATCATGGAGCGCTACGTCGAGCGCAACCAGTCGATCGCCGACATCGTGCGGGCCGGCTACGCCGAGGCGGATGTGCTGCGGGTGGTGAAGCTGCTGAAGGTGAACGAGTACAAGCGCCGGCAGGCAGCGGTGGGGGCGCGGATCACGCCGCGCAGCTTCGGCAAGGATTGGCGTTATCCGATCACCAACAAGTTCTTCAGCTAG
- a CDS encoding SAM-dependent methyltransferase, protein MSAGTLYLVPAPLGDGPLEAILPAEVRGIANRIGHWVVENPKTARRFLKLYGPERMMAELAMSALNEHTRAAELAALLAPLEAGHDVGLISEAGCPGVADPGAELVRLAHTRGIRVAPLVGPSSILLALMAAGASGQRFRFHGYLPVEAGPRLERLKELERDSARHDEAQLFIETPYRNDAMVDAVLQACRRDTWLTVARNLTTAEELIVSQPLARWQAQPRPELKKRPAMFVLYAGR, encoded by the coding sequence ATGAGCGCCGGCACGCTCTACCTGGTCCCCGCCCCGCTCGGCGACGGCCCGCTCGAGGCGATCCTGCCGGCCGAGGTGCGCGGCATCGCCAACCGTATCGGCCACTGGGTGGTCGAGAACCCCAAGACCGCGCGGCGCTTCCTCAAGCTCTACGGACCCGAGCGCATGATGGCCGAGCTGGCGATGAGCGCGCTCAACGAGCATACCCGCGCCGCCGAGCTGGCCGCGCTGCTGGCCCCGCTCGAAGCCGGCCACGACGTCGGCCTGATCTCCGAAGCCGGCTGTCCCGGCGTGGCCGACCCGGGCGCTGAGCTGGTGCGGTTGGCGCACACCCGCGGCATCCGCGTCGCGCCGCTGGTCGGCCCCTCGTCCATCCTGCTGGCGCTGATGGCGGCCGGCGCCAGCGGACAGCGTTTCCGCTTCCACGGCTACCTGCCGGTGGAGGCCGGCCCGCGGCTCGAGCGACTGAAGGAGCTCGAGCGCGATTCGGCTCGCCACGACGAGGCCCAGCTGTTCATCGAGACGCCCTATCGTAACGACGCGATGGTCGACGCAGTGCTGCAGGCCTGCCGCCGCGACACCTGGCTGACAGTGGCGCGCAACCTGACCACCGCCGAAGAGCTGATCGTGTCCCAGCCGCTGGCGCGCTGGCAGGCCCAGCCACGGCCCGAGCTGAAGAAGCGACCGGCCATGTTCGTGCTCTACGCCGGGCGCTGA
- a CDS encoding Maf family nucleotide pyrophosphatase, giving the protein MSTPQLVLGSTSRYRRELLERLGISFDVAAPDCDETPLAGETAAATATRLARLKAQSLAARFPAALIIGSDQVALLDGVQLGKPGNFERAFAQLQAMRGRTVVFHTALALHNAASGNTREVVVPWRVTMRDYSNGEIARYLEREQPYDCAGSAKTEGLGVAMIAAMEGSDPAAIIGLPLIELCRMLREEGHPLP; this is encoded by the coding sequence ATGAGCACGCCCCAACTCGTCCTCGGCTCCACCTCGCGCTACCGGCGCGAGCTGCTCGAACGCCTCGGCATTTCCTTCGACGTCGCCGCGCCCGACTGCGACGAAACCCCGCTGGCCGGCGAGACCGCCGCCGCCACCGCGACGCGGCTGGCCCGCCTCAAGGCGCAGTCGCTGGCGGCACGCTTCCCGGCCGCGCTGATCATCGGCTCGGACCAGGTGGCGCTGCTCGACGGCGTGCAACTGGGCAAGCCCGGCAACTTCGAGCGCGCCTTCGCCCAGTTGCAAGCCATGCGCGGGCGCACCGTGGTGTTCCACACTGCGCTGGCGCTGCACAACGCGGCCAGCGGCAATACCCGGGAAGTGGTGGTGCCGTGGCGGGTGACCATGCGCGATTACAGCAATGGCGAGATCGCCCGCTACCTGGAGCGCGAGCAGCCCTACGACTGCGCCGGCAGCGCCAAGACCGAGGGCCTCGGCGTGGCCATGATCGCCGCCATGGAAGGCAGCGACCCGGCCGCCATCATCGGCCTGCCGCTGATCGAGCTGTGCCGCATGCTGCGCGAAGAAGGCCATCCGCTGCCATGA
- a CDS encoding YceD family protein encodes MSNPVFDNGEFARNRRTLQGELKLADLPRIGGEVLAATPIGYALAGGIDRLQRPTLDLALNGELQLKCQRCLKPVSFELDVATRFTLFADEARMNAAEADDEDLEGLLFEHEFALIGLIEDEILLSLPYAPAHDACEAGDGAAADAVATPQKPNPFAVLADLKGKLKRGEH; translated from the coding sequence ATGTCCAACCCCGTCTTCGACAACGGCGAATTCGCCCGCAACCGCCGGACGCTGCAAGGCGAGCTGAAGCTGGCCGACCTTCCGCGCATCGGCGGCGAAGTGCTGGCCGCCACGCCGATCGGCTACGCGCTGGCCGGCGGCATCGACCGCCTGCAACGGCCGACGCTCGACCTGGCGCTGAACGGCGAGCTGCAGCTGAAGTGCCAGCGCTGCCTCAAGCCGGTGTCGTTCGAGCTCGACGTGGCGACGCGTTTCACGCTGTTCGCCGACGAGGCCCGGATGAATGCCGCCGAAGCCGACGACGAGGACCTCGAAGGGCTGCTGTTCGAACACGAGTTCGCGCTGATCGGCCTGATCGAGGACGAAATCCTGCTGTCGCTGCCCTACGCGCCGGCGCACGATGCGTGCGAAGCCGGCGATGGTGCGGCGGCGGACGCGGTGGCGACACCGCAAAAGCCTAACCCGTTTGCCGTGCTGGCGGATCTCAAGGGCAAGTTGAAGCGCGGCGAACACTGA
- the rpmF gene encoding 50S ribosomal protein L32, whose protein sequence is MAVQQNKKSPSKRGMHRAHDFLTAPALAIEPSTGEAHLRHHISPNGFYRGRRVIKAKGE, encoded by the coding sequence ATGGCCGTTCAACAGAACAAAAAATCCCCGTCCAAGCGCGGCATGCACCGCGCCCACGACTTCCTGACCGCTCCCGCGCTGGCCATCGAGCCGAGCACGGGCGAGGCCCATCTGCGTCACCACATCAGCCCGAACGGCTTCTACCGTGGCCGCCGCGTGATCAAGGCCAAGGGCGAGTAA
- the plsX gene encoding phosphate acyltransferase PlsX, with product MEITVSIDAMGGDHGTHVTVPAALKFLKAHPDVNVVLVGLADAIEAELKARHTKPGPRLRVHPASEVVAMDEAPQSALKNKKDSSMRVAINLVKTGEAHACVSAGNTGALMATARFVLKMLPGIERPAIAKMLPSQRDATCVLDLGANVECSPEQLYQFGVMGAMLYGALRHKERPSVGLLNVGSEDIKGNDTVKQAAELFKASRLNFHGNVEGNDIYKGTVDVVVCDGFTGNVALKASEGIAKLMAELLRDEFSRSWWRQLVKLVAAPVLLSFRNRMDPRRFNGASLLGLRGIVVKSHGGADRFAFYCALEQALEEARSGVLHKITATMAEHVTAMEEGDDA from the coding sequence ATGGAAATCACTGTTTCGATCGATGCGATGGGCGGCGACCACGGCACGCACGTGACCGTTCCGGCCGCCCTCAAGTTTCTCAAGGCCCACCCCGACGTGAACGTGGTGCTGGTCGGCCTGGCCGATGCCATCGAGGCCGAGCTCAAGGCACGCCACACCAAGCCCGGCCCCCGCCTGCGGGTGCACCCCGCCAGCGAGGTGGTGGCGATGGACGAGGCGCCGCAGTCGGCGCTGAAGAACAAGAAGGACTCGTCGATGCGGGTCGCCATCAACCTGGTGAAGACCGGCGAGGCGCATGCCTGCGTATCGGCCGGCAACACCGGGGCGCTGATGGCCACCGCCCGCTTCGTGCTGAAGATGCTGCCCGGCATCGAGCGGCCGGCCATCGCCAAGATGCTGCCGAGCCAGCGCGACGCCACCTGCGTGCTCGACCTCGGCGCCAACGTCGAATGCTCGCCCGAGCAGCTCTACCAGTTCGGCGTGATGGGCGCGATGCTGTACGGTGCGCTGCGCCACAAGGAGCGGCCGAGCGTCGGCCTGCTCAACGTCGGCTCGGAGGACATCAAGGGCAACGATACGGTCAAGCAGGCGGCCGAGCTGTTCAAGGCGTCCCGGCTCAATTTCCACGGCAACGTGGAGGGCAACGACATCTACAAGGGCACGGTCGACGTGGTGGTGTGCGACGGCTTCACCGGCAACGTCGCGCTCAAGGCCTCGGAAGGCATCGCCAAGCTGATGGCCGAGCTGCTGCGCGACGAGTTCAGCCGCAGCTGGTGGCGCCAGCTGGTCAAACTGGTGGCGGCGCCGGTGCTGCTGAGCTTCCGCAACCGCATGGACCCGCGCCGCTTCAACGGCGCGAGCCTCTTGGGCCTGCGCGGCATCGTGGTAAAGAGCCATGGCGGCGCCGACCGCTTCGCCTTCTACTGCGCGCTGGAACAGGCGCTCGAGGAGGCGCGTTCGGGCGTGCTGCACAAGATCACCGCGACCATGGCCGAACACGTGACGGCGATGGAGGAGGGCGACGACGCCTGA
- a CDS encoding beta-ketoacyl-ACP synthase III yields the protein MPHSRIAGTGSYLPARILDNAELARQIDTSDEWIVSRTGIRERRIAAADETTSDLALKASRAALEAAGVDASELDLIVVATATPDVVFPSTACILQDKLGVHGCAAFDVQAVCAGFAYALATADQFVRGGMARTALVVGAEVFSRILDWNDRKTCVLFGDGAGAVVLKASEEPGILVTKLRADGRYRDILCTPASVAHGGVVGTPFLHMDGQAVFKFAVKALAELASETLEAAGLPQSELDWLVPHQANIRIIESTARHLGLPMDKVVVTLDRHGNTSAASIPLALDEAARAGKFKPGELLMLEGIGGGFAWGSALLRW from the coding sequence TTGCCGCATTCCCGCATCGCCGGTACGGGCAGCTACCTGCCCGCCCGCATCCTCGACAACGCCGAACTGGCCCGGCAGATCGACACCTCCGACGAATGGATCGTCAGCCGCACCGGCATCCGCGAGCGCCGCATCGCCGCGGCCGACGAGACCACCAGCGACCTGGCGCTCAAGGCCAGCCGCGCCGCGCTTGAAGCGGCCGGGGTCGATGCGTCCGAGCTCGACCTGATCGTGGTGGCGACCGCCACGCCCGACGTGGTCTTCCCCAGCACCGCCTGCATCCTGCAGGACAAGCTCGGCGTGCACGGCTGCGCCGCCTTCGACGTGCAGGCGGTCTGCGCCGGCTTCGCCTATGCGCTGGCCACCGCCGACCAGTTCGTCCGCGGCGGCATGGCGCGCACCGCGCTGGTGGTCGGCGCCGAGGTGTTCTCGCGCATCCTCGACTGGAACGACCGCAAGACCTGCGTGCTGTTCGGCGACGGCGCCGGCGCGGTGGTGCTCAAGGCGTCCGAAGAGCCCGGCATCCTGGTCACCAAGCTGCGCGCCGACGGCCGCTACCGCGACATCCTGTGCACGCCGGCCTCGGTCGCGCACGGCGGCGTGGTCGGCACGCCCTTCCTGCACATGGATGGCCAGGCGGTGTTCAAGTTCGCCGTGAAGGCCTTGGCCGAGCTGGCCAGCGAGACGCTGGAAGCGGCCGGCCTGCCGCAGAGCGAGCTCGACTGGCTGGTGCCGCACCAGGCCAATATCCGCATCATCGAATCGACCGCGCGCCACCTCGGCCTGCCGATGGACAAGGTGGTGGTCACGCTCGACCGTCACGGCAACACCTCGGCCGCCTCGATCCCGCTGGCGCTCGACGAGGCGGCCCGCGCCGGCAAGTTCAAGCCGGGCGAATTGCTGATGCTCGAGGGCATCGGCGGCGGCTTCGCCTGGGGTTCGGCGCTGCTGCGCTGGTAG
- a CDS encoding glutathione S-transferase family protein: protein MFKLYGSPFSNYHNKVKLALLEKGVAFEEIAAGPSQEADYLVRCPTGKVPYFEVDGTLFCESQAALEYLEEVYPDHPLLPAEPLARARVRQLVQMLEQDVELVARRLLRHALFGAPLDEGVKAEVATQLDRGLAAFARVASFSPWLAGDRFTMADCAAAVHIPLVTRLTQAVYQRDWFADLPVAAYLEQLKQRPAYRRVRDDLEAARAARGQ from the coding sequence ATGTTCAAACTGTACGGCTCCCCGTTTTCGAACTACCACAACAAGGTCAAGCTGGCGCTGCTGGAGAAGGGCGTCGCCTTCGAGGAGATCGCCGCCGGTCCCTCGCAGGAAGCCGACTACCTGGTGCGCTGCCCGACCGGCAAGGTGCCGTATTTCGAGGTCGATGGCACGCTGTTCTGCGAATCGCAGGCCGCGCTCGAGTACCTCGAAGAAGTCTACCCGGACCATCCGCTGCTGCCGGCCGAACCGCTGGCGCGCGCCCGGGTGCGCCAGCTGGTGCAGATGCTGGAGCAGGACGTCGAGCTGGTCGCGCGCCGGCTGCTGCGCCATGCGCTGTTCGGCGCGCCGCTCGACGAGGGCGTGAAGGCCGAGGTGGCGACCCAGCTCGACCGCGGCCTGGCCGCTTTCGCCCGGGTGGCGAGCTTCTCGCCCTGGCTGGCCGGCGACCGTTTCACCATGGCCGATTGCGCCGCGGCGGTGCATATCCCGCTGGTGACGCGCCTGACCCAGGCGGTCTACCAGCGCGACTGGTTCGCCGATCTGCCGGTCGCCGCCTACCTCGAACAGCTCAAGCAGCGCCCCGCCTACCGGCGCGTGCGCGACGATCTCGAAGCTGCCCGCGCCGCGCGCGGCCAGTGA
- the fabD gene encoding ACP S-malonyltransferase — MKLAFVFPGQGSQAVGMLDAFADLDVVRETLAEASAALGQDVATLIAAGPKEALDATVNTQPAMLVAGVAVYRAWLARGGRQPDFLAGHSLGEYSALVAAGALGFADAVRLVRLRAEAMQDAVPQGQGAMAAILGLDDDSIRAACAEAAQGEVVEAVNFNTPGQVVIAGAKEAVARACELCKQKGAKRALPLPVSVPSHCALMKPAAEKLAAALAAIEIRTPVIPVLHNADVAAYADPAQIRDALARQLHSPVRWVETIERLAADGTTVVAECGPGKILAGMSRRIVDGLQSFALTDPAAFDALAAAV; from the coding sequence ATGAAGCTCGCTTTCGTCTTTCCCGGCCAGGGCTCCCAGGCCGTCGGCATGCTCGACGCCTTCGCCGACCTCGACGTGGTGCGCGAGACCCTGGCCGAAGCCAGCGCCGCGCTCGGCCAGGACGTGGCCACGCTGATCGCCGCCGGCCCCAAGGAAGCGCTCGACGCCACCGTCAACACCCAGCCGGCGATGCTGGTCGCCGGCGTCGCGGTCTACCGCGCCTGGCTCGCCCGCGGCGGTCGCCAGCCCGATTTCCTGGCCGGCCACAGCCTGGGCGAATACAGCGCGCTGGTCGCGGCCGGCGCGCTCGGCTTCGCCGACGCGGTCCGCCTGGTGCGCCTGCGCGCCGAGGCGATGCAGGACGCCGTGCCGCAAGGGCAGGGCGCGATGGCTGCCATCCTCGGCCTCGACGACGATTCGATCCGCGCCGCCTGCGCCGAAGCGGCCCAGGGCGAGGTGGTCGAGGCGGTCAATTTCAATACCCCGGGCCAGGTGGTGATCGCCGGCGCCAAGGAGGCCGTGGCGCGCGCCTGCGAGCTGTGCAAGCAGAAGGGCGCCAAGCGCGCGCTGCCGCTGCCGGTATCGGTGCCCTCGCACTGCGCGCTGATGAAGCCGGCGGCCGAGAAGCTCGCCGCCGCGCTCGCCGCGATCGAGATCCGTACGCCTGTCATCCCGGTGCTCCACAATGCCGACGTCGCCGCCTACGCCGATCCGGCGCAGATCCGCGACGCGCTGGCGCGCCAGCTGCACAGCCCGGTGCGCTGGGTCGAGACGATCGAGCGGCTGGCCGCCGACGGCACCACCGTGGTGGCCGAGTGCGGACCGGGCAAGATCCTGGCCGGCATGAGCCGCCGCATCGTCGACGGCCTGCAGTCGTTCGCGCTGACCGATCCGGCCGCCTTCGACGCGCTCGCCGCGGCGGTCTAA
- the fabG gene encoding 3-oxoacyl-ACP reductase FabG: MSLQGKVALVTGASRGIGRAIAEALARDGATVVGTATSERGAADIAAYLAEAGATGTGLALDVNDPAAIEATLNEIEKAYGSVAVLVNNAGITRDQLLLRMKEEDWDAIMDTNLRSVFRLSKAVLRGMMKARWGRIVSVASVVGSTGSVGQTNYAAAKAGMMGFTRSLAREVGSRNVTVNCVAPGFIDTDMTAVLADEYKQKLLGQIPLERLGQPQEIADAVAFLASERAGYITGNTLHVNGGMYMN; encoded by the coding sequence ATGTCCCTGCAAGGCAAAGTCGCGCTGGTCACCGGCGCTTCGCGCGGCATCGGCCGCGCCATCGCCGAGGCGCTGGCGCGCGATGGCGCGACCGTGGTCGGCACCGCCACCAGCGAGCGCGGCGCGGCCGACATCGCGGCCTACCTGGCCGAAGCCGGCGCGACCGGCACCGGCCTCGCCCTCGACGTGAACGATCCGGCCGCGATCGAGGCAACGCTGAACGAGATCGAAAAGGCCTACGGCAGCGTCGCCGTGCTGGTCAACAATGCCGGCATCACCCGTGACCAGCTGCTGCTGCGCATGAAGGAAGAAGACTGGGACGCCATCATGGATACCAATCTGCGCTCGGTATTCCGGCTGTCCAAGGCCGTGCTGCGCGGCATGATGAAGGCGCGCTGGGGCCGCATCGTCAGCGTCGCCTCGGTGGTCGGCAGCACCGGCTCGGTCGGGCAGACCAACTATGCGGCGGCCAAGGCCGGCATGATGGGCTTCACCCGTTCGCTGGCGCGCGAGGTCGGCAGCCGCAACGTCACCGTCAACTGCGTGGCGCCGGGCTTCATCGATACCGACATGACCGCGGTGCTGGCCGACGAGTACAAGCAGAAGCTGCTGGGCCAGATTCCGCTCGAGCGGCTGGGCCAGCCGCAGGAGATCGCCGACGCGGTCGCCTTCCTCGCCAGCGAGCGGGCAGGCTACATCACCGGCAACACGCTCCATGTGAACGGCGGTATGTACATGAATTGA